AGATGGTTCAGGTCAGGAGAACGGGCAGGCCACTCTATAGGACCTCTTCTTCCAATCCAACGACTGGGGTATTGCAAATTGAGGTATTGGCGAAGTGGTGCGGCGTAGTGAGGGGGAGCTCCGTCTTGTTGGAAATGCAATTGTTGTTCAAGTAGTAGAGGAtcgttttctaatttttctgttattaaCGGATCAATTACATTTTCCAGCATTTCAAGATAAATTTCGCCATTTAAATTACCAGGAATAAACAGAGGTCCAATTATGTGGTCTCCCAAAATTCCTACCCAAACGTTTAGCTTTTCCGGATGTTGAGTGTGAGCTTCTCGAAATACATGAGGATTTGTATCGCTCCAAATTCTACAGTTATGCCGGTTAACCTCTCCATTAAGTGAAAAAGTGCATTCGTCAGAAAAGCAAACGTACAAGAAATTTGGGTTATTGTTGATACGCTCGGCCATAATTTCGCAAAACTCTTGCCTTCGATCCAAATCATCATCATTTAAttcttgaattaatttaattttgtacggATGGAACTTGTGTTTATGTAAAATTCTGAAAACGTTAGATTAGCTAATACCGGAAGCTGCAGAAAGTTGTCGTACAGATTGCGTGTTTGGCATAAGTTGGACATGTCCCAAGACCGCCACCGCTGCTCCTTCATAATTCACAATTCCAATGGGTGCCCTTTTTTTATCCATTACTGAACCCGTctcaacaaattttgaaatcaatttcatTACGTACTTATGGCGAAAACTACGTTCAGGATGGTTTTGGTTAAATATCCTTGCAGTCGCTCGGgcacaattttgattttgttaatagaGGCTAACCAGCTCAACACGTTCTTGCAATGTGTAcaccataattatttttaaaattttaaacaaatcagcAAAGTAGTAACTCAACAGATTGATTTAAACGTATTATAACCAGATAAACACCCTCTAAGAACAAACAATGAAGGCAACATACgaaatgttttgatttttttttttattttttagtctgagagaatttattattgtatggAAGTCAATGGAGGATAATTTATATACTACTAAAGTCATTGATCCTGTGTTGTCCGATCATCAGGCTGTCCTTTATATACTATGCTATGctgtaatagtatattaaaaaacaagtttcgtaagacacgagttttttaatgaatgagttttaagtcttatgaaacgtgttttttatgctattttttgtaattcgcgttttcataatttttttttaacaaaaataaaataaattttgacaacgtagggaaataggtatgcagcagttggtaacaccgtaacacttgaaaatagaaatttgaattgacaattagaaactgtcaaaacacaaaatgtattcacctgaaaaaaatgtttcatgtacacctgccaaaataagagaaattgctcagtgttcaatgtcctcatcattgtggatcttgtattcgatgctaagaatgacccaatgtcactaACTTGAACTgcttccataaaatgttactaaaatctcattacagcatcggatgctgtaaggagtctcattacagcactcgtttgagtactgttagagcTTTTTTTTCGATTGGCCAGCTAATGCAGGATGTgaataatacatttattttcataaaaatgttatttaatgaAGCAATAAAACATGattatgtattaataattGGATTCTTAACCCTTGGGTAGACGCGactcaatttttatattatacatactttgaattataaattaaattgttttacaGCAAGTTGgtttattaaagtattttaaacctgaaaatATTAGGGTATAAAAAGGCAACTAATATTTACCTTGAATCAAAgttaacatttaataatttgtaaaacACATGGGTACGAACACATttgttgtatatctttattttatttcgaaaacgttATTTGAATTCATTATCCACGTCTCTTTCACTACTACCTTCAAgacaattttaacaaattgatttaacgtgttttttcaAACATATATAGCTATTACACTTTTCGCATGTAAAGGTTGTTCTGGCGTCCTTCTTCGATTCTATGTAACAAGCTTCGCATCGTTTCCTTTTGACAGATCTTCGACTTGTTCTAAGTTGATTGTTGTCGTCTGGTATTACTGGTTTATGCTTTGCTAGCATGGTTTTCAGTTCATTTGGCAATGACTGAATAAGCGATCTCCTCGTCAATTGTTCTGAAACTAAACTGAGAGATCATTTTTTTAGATAGTCTCGTcttgaaatatatttgttgcCATTgcccaaaaaaataattctagcATTTATTGCTGCTACATCcaataaatgataaaagatGACCATCGGCCATCGCCTTGTTGCTCTAGCAACGTTGTACGTAGCGCACACTACATCCACTCCAGGTTTTGTACTATTATAGTATTCGATAATTTCCGGTTTGCGTTGTCTATTAGTTGCCACTTCATTGCTTGACGTATGCGAGCTGGATAGCAGTACAACAGTCTTACCCTTCTTTGGCACGTAGGAGACAAGGGTTTCGTTTCTTGTGTAACCGAAAATGCTGTCATACTGTACTCTACGTTTTGGCAAAGTAAAACTTTGTGGTAATTTTCTCTTGTTTTTTCGGGCAGTTCCAACGTatgatattttcttcttttccaaAGCTTTTACAAGTTTCAAACTTGTAAACTAATTGTCTGCGGTAATGTTTCTTCCGCTTCCATAAATTGGCTCTGAAATTCGCATGACAATATCTTCCGCagaattactttttttgtaaggtCTGTCAGGTTGTTGGCCGCAATAGATCTCCATGTTGGCAGTATAGAAAAGCTTTGCGTCAGCAAgacaaaagatttttataccaTATTTTGTTGGCTTTGACGGTATATACTGCCTGAAACCACAACGACCACGAAATGCTGGAAGCATCTCATTAATAGTGACGTTTTCGCCTAAATTGTAATGTAATTTGCAGttctcaataaataaaacaaatatttcacCATTCATGGGATTCCCATCGGATACGTGCATAAATGCAACACAAAAACGgatcaatatattttattcttatttttatataaaattgatacTTATTAGAAATACACaactaaacaatttattaacacgtaaataaaaagaagatatCTAAACAATAAAACTACCGAATATATGCGTGAACTACCGGATCAACGTTCGCCGAAAAGAGGAGACGTAAATACACGCGCTGGGATTTTCAGTCCCAAATCATGTACGCGCAGCATTGTTTGAGTGTTTACAACGTAATAAAACTGAGCCTTCGTTTGAAACTCATGTAAAGGGTTcctaaaatatcattttgagATCTCAAAAATCCACAGTGCCGTAGTTGTAATAGTTTTTACGTAATTACAGAAATGATAAGGCATGGGGCTGCCAGTCCCATACGCGTCTATTCAAGGGTTAAACAGTAAATTATGATATCACCACAAATAAGACAACTCGAGTAGAAtagtttacttttaaatttcgatGATGAAGATTACAACAGACAGGTATTTCACACAAATTTCTAACTCTGTGATAGAGTTTTTGGAAAGAATTACACGACAACCTAATCACATGAAAGAATGATTTTGACctgtataaattatttaatgaaatcaaTCTTCCACTTCAAAGTGACgaattgatgaaaaaaaatgttatagctATTTTAGTAGCCAAACTGCTCTTACACTAGAAAAATTTCCCTAACTTATCAGCAACACCCTTCAATTAATTACGACTTGCTTGTTTACTACCAACGTTTGGAGAACCTCCACAGTGGTTTCAAAGATCGATTGCAGGACATTTTAAAGTTGGTAATACCACGGTGGTATTGGATCCTTTTTCAGATGTCAACACTGCAGGAGCAGGATCACCTAGCTGGAAGAACAACTTATAGAAGTGacaataaataagtaaatttttatttacttatttaatcaaattcaaaaatggcTACCGGTCACGTGGTGGGCTTGATAGACAGTATTCATTTTCGTAGAAGAGCAACAATCAGATAATCTCTTATCGTACATAGAATGTTAACGAAGTTAAGAGACTATTAAGTTTaacattctagttttaaaCAACATATTCTGCGCTTAATACTCTTATTAATTTAAGCACAAATATGAACGGATATGTTATATCTTCACTGCAAAATTATATGGATTGTTATGAAACCATTCAATAAAAGTTATGGCAGTTAGAaatttacttaattatttttatatatataaaccaGTATATATGGCTACAACCTATGTTTTTTTACAACCTACTAACGCCCTTAGACATGGTTATAAACAAAgacaaattattaatacataatcatgttttatttaatttatatttctttaaataacatttttatgaaaataaatatattattcacATCCTGCATCAGCTGGCCAATCGCAAACATTAAGTTTGGTGTTGAAATGAAGTCCATCTGGGCATGGCATATCATAGGCAACTCCCCAGTCGCATTGGCAGAATCTACCACAGGTTTCAGGGTGGGCAAAGTAATGAGGGAAATCACCATTTTCTTTTGGGCATGGATCATTTGGGCATTTGCCTTGACCGTTTCCATCGCCACTTTCGTCACTTTCGGAGCTAGAACTAGAGCTGGAGCTACCGGAATCTTCTTCAACATTGTCATCTCCTCCTTCAACTACTTCTTCATCGTCATCCCCTTCATCGCTTTCGCTACTGCTACTGCTGCTGCTACTTCCACCGTCATCTCCACCATCACCGTTGCATCCAGCTTTATCGGGCCAATCACAGACTTCCAATTCTTTGTTGAAATGTAAATCAGATGGGCAATCGAATTTGACGGGTTTTCCCCAATCGCATTTGTAGAAGACGGTGCAATCTTTATCATCTACCAAGAAATCAACTTTTTCCGGGTTCATGTCGTCGGGGCATTCACCAACTGGGTCGGCCTTGGCATATTGGAAAGCCAATACAAAGGTGGCACATAACAAGAATGTAactaaaatatagaaaataaagttttagtcaagtctattaaattaaaatcattataatgtTACCtttcattttgatgtttaaccAAATTGCTGTAATCGAATAATTCGAATAATAATTGAGGAAGGTACTACCTGATTTTATAGCAATGTTAAACGCAAAAAAACGTAGATAACAATTATGATAATTGCcaattaattagtgttaatAAGGGTAGATATTTATCTTTACTATCAATCGAATACTCAAATACTAATGAAGTgtcaaaaatatgaatataaGTTATAGGAAATAATAGAATCAATGaaattctttaatattaattaataatttcaaaaacaatgaatactatgataagattacaatatcaatattaattttctaaagAGCTCTTTGTTCccattcatttaaaattatttaaaaaactaaatgtagATAATGTAttgtaaaattgtaaatcATTAATCGAATTGTTCTAAGTGTTCTAACATAGCAATTACTCAACagtaaatatcaaaatgaagggaagttcataaaaatttcaatataatAAACTTAGTCATAACTTAATTCTTTATATTGTAGTTACGTTCTTGTTATGTTCTCCGTTCTTCGTGTGGCGACTTTGAAAGGTTTATTACATtactaaataaaacttaattatgGGATGGGGTGGTAGTCACCGGTAGTGATTTCAATGTTCACTTTcacaaaaataacaagaaaGCCAACATGCTCTGTGACTTATGCGAGTCTTTTGATTTGACAAGAATGATATTTTCTCTTACTCGCAAAAATTGTTGCCTTGATAATATATTTACCAATATTCCTTCTAAtctacagggtgttccatctCAGACGAGCCACCCCGTATATTTCTTATCCCATAGTGATTAGAAAAGTTTCCCGAAACCCTTCGCATGATTTTGTTTGGGGGACATCTTTTGACGCCATTTGAGGCTTGAACGAGCAACCCCCTAAGAGGGGGTGCTTCAACCCCTCAAAATTGAATAGGGGAGAGGGGTTGAGTGATACTTCATTTGAAAGGTCTTGGAAGCCTCTTTACAACGGTGTATGAAAAACGTAAATTTGATGAACCGTTTTCaccaaaaatcaattatttagcTCAAATGAGCAACCTTGaatattttggttataaataaaaacaattgttttatcatgttgttttatttatcacaatcaaaaaatcaaatctgcggttttaaatcaaatgttcaaattgtccTCCATTGACTTCCATACAATAATACAATCTTGACTGAAAACCGTCTCTAACATGGTTCAGCATAATTGGAGTTATGTGACGACACTCATTTACAATTCGTTGGCGTAGTTCGTCCTAATTTTTAGGCTGAGTCACAAAAATCTTGGACTTAAGATGTCCCCCCAAGAAGAAGTCCAGATGGTTCAGGTCAGGAGAACGGGCAGGCCACTCTATAGGACCTCTTCTTCCAATCCAACGACTGGGGTATTGCAAATTGAGGTATTGGCGAAGTGGTGCGGCGTAGTGAGGGGGAGCTCCGTCTTGTTGGAAATGCAATTGTTGTTCAAGTAGTAGAGGAtcgttttctaatttttctgttattaaCGGATCAATTACATTTTCCAGCATTTCAAGATAAATTTCGCCATTTAAATTACCAGGAATAAACAGAGGTCCAATTATGTGGTCTCCCAAAATTCCTACCCAAACGTTTAGCTTTTCCGGATGTTGAGTGTGAGCTTCTCGAAATACATGAGGATTTGTATCGCTCCAAATTCTACAGTTATGCCGGTTAACCTCTCCATTAAGTGAAAAAGTGCATTCGTCAGAAAAGCAAACGTACAAGAAATTTGGGTTATTGTTGATACGCTCGGCCATAATTTCGCAAAACTCTTGCCTTCGATCCAAATCATCATCATTTAAttcttgaattaatttaattttgtacggATGGAACTTGTGTTTATGTAAAATTCTGAAAACGTTAGATTAGCTAATACCGGAAGCTGCAGAAAGTTGTCGTACAGATTGCGTGTTTGGCATAAGTTGGACATGTCCCAAGACCGCCACCGCTGCTCCTTCATAATTCACAATTCCAATGGGTGCCCTTTTTTTATCCATTACTGAACCCGTctcaacaaattttgaaatcaatttcatTACGTACTTATGGCGAAAACTACGTTCAGGATGGTTTTGGTTAAATATCCTTGCAGTCGCTCGGgcacaattttgattttgttaatagaGGCTAACCAGCTCAACACGTTCTTGCAATGTGTAcaccataattatttttaaaattttaaacaaatcagcAAAGTAGTAACTCAACAGATTGATTTAAACGTATTATAACCAGATAAACACCCTCTAAGAACAAACAATGAAGGCAACATACgaaatgttttgatttttttttttattttttagtctgagagaatttattattgtatggAAGTCAATGGAGGATAATTTATATACTACTAAAGTCATTGATCCTGTGTTGTCCGATCATCAGGCTGTCCTTTATATACTATGCTATGctgtaatagtatattaaaaaacaagtttcgtaagacacgagttttttaatgaatgagttttaagtcttatgaaacgtgttttttatgctattttttgtaattcgcgttttcataatttttttttaacaaaaataaaataaattttgacaacgtagggaaataggtatgcagcagttggtaacaccgtaacacttgaaaatagaaatttgaattgacaattagaaactgtcaaaacacaaaatgtattcacctgaaaaaaatgtttcatgtacacctgccaaaataagagaaattgctcagtgttcaatgtcctcatcattgtggatcttgtattcgatgctaagaatgacccaatgtcactaACTTGAACTgcttccataaaatgttactaaaatctcattacagcatcggatgctgtaaggagtctcattacagcactcgtttgagtactgttagagctttcgttaccgtcgcgaattacaaaaaaatatttcttctaCTAAATTCAGCTATAGGCCTATAACAAGTAACGgccttttaaatttttgcaatttctacACTTGATAATAACTGCTTTTAATactagttttaaaattaaaacaacactATTGGATTAACAGGAATTGCAAAATAATTCACCGAAGAGATATTACAAGCACGTGaaaccttaaatttttttaaagaactaTACAATAGTAATTTAATAGCATATGACGACTTGAAACACTATAGCTCCTACTATCGTAAACTTATTCTTGCTACAAAGAAACATAAGAACAgtgaatatattaaaaaccCAACAAACGTTCAACGTGCTTCATGGGATGTAATCAAAAGTAATCAATCtgtaaatataaattcttATTCACACATCATTAACGCGGATGACTTTAATTCGTTTTTCGTGAGCGTTGCCGAAAATCTTATGTCCCGAATCTCCCCTAAGTCGCGATGTTGTTCTTCTAGCGAATGCCAGCCTCTCGCTCAAAAAGAACAGCTTCAATTTAGAAGTGTCTCATTCAATGAAGTAAGAGACATCATATCCGGtataaaaaattctaataGCACTGATTGTTACGGACTGAACAGCAAACTTATCAAGGTGATTAAACATTTGATTGTTGTACCTATTTGCAAGTTGATAAATCAGGCCGTTACGGCAGACACATTTCTGGATTGCTTGAAAATTTCTAGGGTTGTTCCCATTCATAAAAAAAGGATCGTATGATAATGTGAGCAATTACAGAccaatttcaattatttctattattgctaagatttatgaaattatattaaaaaggcAAATTGTGAATTACTTGGAAGCTAACGATTTACTGTTCGTGGGTCAGTTTGGGTTTAGAAAGGGTAAATCCACTGTGACTACCCTAAGTAGCTTGGTCGAGCAGGTTCAGGATTGCttcgaaaataaattgtatgcTCAGACTTCATTTTACGACAAAACAAAGGCATTCGATTGCGTTTCACACGATTTGTTACTACATAAACTTCATACACTTCATTTCGGTCCAAAAAGTATAAACTTTCTGCGGTCGTACTTGTCTGGGCGGGTGCAACACGTTCAGTATAAAAATCAGACTTCTTCTGATTTGCCGGTTTGCTGTGGAGTACATCAGGGATCAATGTTGGGACCGATATTGttccttatttttattaatggacAAGACACATATGATCTTGTTCGCTGATGACACTGCCATTATAAACAAATGCAATTCGGAGGCTAAAAGCTAAAAGCTATAACTAaggattttgaaagaaatattttggaatGGTTTGACTctaatctttttaatatctatgAATCAAAActcaaacactttttttctCACTTCAACATATTGATTTGCCCAGTGAACCAGTGAAGTACTTAGGAGTGTATCTTGATTCCCGCCTCACTTGGTCTGATCATGTAGCGCACTTAACAAAAacgttaaataatatttttttcacatATGTCGTACGCAATATTGTGCTGAGGACATTCTGCACATGCTGATCAGGTGTTTGGTGTTCAGAGGAGATGCgtgagatattaattaaagatattaaCATTGCCCTCTCTGTTTATATTATCTTGCTTGTTGTATCTTAAGGAACACGAAGattcttacaaaaaaaatcgtgagaACATAGAATA
This genomic stretch from Onthophagus taurus isolate NC chromosome 7, IU_Otau_3.0, whole genome shotgun sequence harbors:
- the LOC111428695 gene encoding uncharacterized protein, which translates into the protein MKVTFLLCATFVLAFQYAKADPVGECPDEMNPEKVDFLVDDKDCTVFYKCDWGKPVKFDCPSDLHFNKELEVCDWPDKAGCNGDGGDDGGSSSSSSSSESDEGDDEEVVEGGDDNVEEDSGSSSSSSSSESDESGDGNGQGRCPNDPCPKENGDFPHYFAHPETCGRFCQCDWGVAYDMPCPDGLHFNTKLNVCDWPADAGCEFHPYKIKLIQELNDDDLDRRQEFCEIMAERINNNPNFLYVCFSDECTFSLNGEVNRHNCRIWSDTNPHVFREAHTQHPEKLNVWVGILGDHIIGPLFIPGNLNGEIYLEMLENVIDPLITEKLENDPLLLEQQLHFQQDGAPPHYAAPLRQYLNLQYPSRWIGRRGSTFLNYYSNYSITAIWLNIKMKVTFLLCATFVLAFQYAKADPVGECPDDMNPEKVDFLVDDKDCTVFYKCDWGKPVKFDCPSDLHFNKELEVCDWPDKAGCNGDGGDDGGSSSSSSSSESDEGDDDEEVVEGGDDNVEEDSGSSSSSSSSESDESGDGNGQGKCPNDPCPKENGDFPHYFAHPETCGRFCQCDWGVAYDMPCPDGLHFNTKLNVCDWPADAGCE